The following coding sequences are from one Alosa alosa isolate M-15738 ecotype Scorff River chromosome 3, AALO_Geno_1.1, whole genome shotgun sequence window:
- the igfbp5b gene encoding insulin-like growth factor-binding protein 5b, with protein MIHNFFVVVTFFLGLSRCYCSYVPCEPCDQKALSMCPPVPVGCELVKEPGCGCCLTCALSEGQACGVYTGTCTHGLRCLPRNGEEKPLHALLHGRGVCTNEKGYKPLHPPIDRESKEHEDTIKTDMTEDQMHQAKAPLHKQDMINSKKVIALHKDRKKKEEKQRSLGQTNYSPLPIDKHEPEYGPCRRKLDGIIQSMKDTSRVMALSLYLPNCDRKGFFKRKQCKPSRGRKRGICWCVDKYGVQLPGTDYSGGNIQCKDLENSNNNNE; from the exons ATGATACACAATTTTTTCGTGGTGGTTACATTTTTCTTGGGTTTGTCCCGGTGCTACTGCTCGTATGTCCCTTGCGAGCCCTGTGATCAGAAGGCGCTCTCCATGTGCCCTCCAGTGCCTGTCGGCTGCGAGCTGGTGAAGGAGCCGGGCTGCGGCTGCTGCCTGACCTGCGCTCTCTCGGAAGGTCAGGCGTGCGGCGTTTACACCGGAACATGCACACATGGGCTCCGGTGCTTGCCACGGAACGGTGAAGAGAAGCCTCTTCACGCCCTTCTTCACGGTAGAGGAGTGTGCACAAATGAAAAAGGATACAAGCCTCTCCATCCCCCGATAG ATCGTGAGTCCAAAGAACATGAGGACACGATTAAGACAGACATGACCGAGGACCAGATGCATCAGGCCAAAGCCCCCCTGCATAAACAAGACATGATCAACAGCAAGAAGGTCATAGCTTTGCATAAGGAcaggaagaagaaggaggagaagcagAGGTCCCTGGGCCAGACAAACTACTCACCACTTCCCATTGACAAGCATGAACCAGAATAT GGTCCATGCAGAAGAAAGCTGGACGGGATTATTCAGAGCATGAAGGACACTTCACGTGTCATGGCTCTGTCCCTCTATCTCCCCAACTGTGACAGAAAGGGCTTCTTTAAGCGAAAGCAG TGCAAGCCCTCCCGTGGCCGGAAACGAGGCATCTGCTGGTGTGTGGACAAATACGGGGTGCAGCTGCCAGGAACCGACTACAGCGGAGGCAACATCCAGTGCAAGGACCTGgagaacagcaacaacaacaacgagtGA